One window of the Falco biarmicus isolate bFalBia1 chromosome Z, bFalBia1.pri, whole genome shotgun sequence genome contains the following:
- the ATG12 gene encoding ubiquitin-like protein ATG12 produces the protein MAEAEKKSLASPQSEGRSERGEETPEGGSAAAAANPAPPPAGSPGTEEPAGDTKKKIDILLKAVGDTPIMKTKKWAVERTRTIQGLVDFIKKFLKLMTSEQLFIYVNQSFAPSPDQEVGTLYECFGSDGKLVLHYCKTQAWG, from the exons ATGGCGGAAGCGGAGAAGAAGTCACTTGCCTCGCCTCAGAGCGAGGGCCGAAGCGAGCGCGGGGAGGAGACCCCGGAAGGCGGATCCGCAGCGGCGGCTGCTAACCCGGCCCCGCCTCCGGCCGGCTCGCCGGGCACCGAGGAGCCCGCCGGCGACACGAAGAAGAAAA TTGACATCTTGCTGAAGGCCGTGGGCGACACGCCTATCATGAAGACCAAGAAGTGGGCCGTGGAGCGGACCCGCACCATCCAGGGCCTCGTTGACTTCATCAAGAAGTTCCTCAAGCTGATGACCTCCGAGCAGCTG tTCATCTATGTAAACCAGTCTTTTGCTCCATCTCCAGACCAAGAAGTTGGGACCCTCTATGAG tgttttGGAAGTGATGGCAAGCTTGTACTGCATTACTGCAAAACTCAGGCATGGGGATGA